Part of the Garra rufa chromosome 8, GarRuf1.0, whole genome shotgun sequence genome, CGAGCGTGCGAAATTCAATGGAGTACACGGACACGGACAGCTCGCCCTGCTGAAGCACAGATAACGCTCTTGCCGCCTCAATCCCTCGAGCCGAGTGATCGAACACCTTGCGCAGCTCCTCTGAGAACGCCTCGAATGATGTGCAGCAAGTGTGTTCGCCATCCCACATGGCGGTGCCCCACTCCCTCGCTCGACCCACCAAGAGCGTGATGACATACGCTACCCTGGACAGTTCCGTGGGGAAACAGGAGGGCTGGAGAGCGAAAACCAGCGAGCATTGGGACAGAAATGATCGACATGAGTTGGGCTCACCCGAATAAGGAGCGGGTGGGTTAAGTCGCGGCTCAGCGTGGCGAGAAACGGCTCTTTCCGGGCCCGGAATGGGTGCCGTAGCCGGAGCTGCAGAAGCGCTGACCTGTAGTTGGTCCAGCCGTTCAACCAGCTGGCTGAGTTGGAGCGAAACCTCTGCATAGGCGAGACGAGAAGCCTCAAGTTCTTCCTGCTGCCGACCGAGTAAAATACCCTGCTGAGAGAGGGCTCGGCGCAACTCCGTTTCCTCTGCTGAATCCATGCTGGTGAGTAGATTCTGTCACGGCGGGGGTAAAAAGGACTCAGATGCAGAGTTAGAAGTGGCGAAGCTTTATTTTCTTTTGCCTcaaacacaaagtaacacaaataaTAGTAAACTGCTTGAAGGAAATAAGCAGAGACGTCAGAGCTGGCCGGCAGCGACAAAACACAAAGtaatataaacaatatttaactgcttGTAGGAAATAGCTGAGACTTCCAGAGCTACAGTAGCAGAAAAGCGGATCATCCACGCAGCTAGAACTCCACGCTAAGTGTCCTGCTGCACAAGAGAACAGAGGGTATAGACTGCAGCGTTAGAGAGACACAAATGACACGTAAGGACAAAACAATCTACTCACAGTGAGGAAAGGAAAGTGGGGACATATAAAGGCATGAGGGAATAAGCCACAGGTGGTAGCACACCATCAGCGCTGATTGCCCAGATCACAAGCCGCTGACCAACACAAACGGCAAGAGGAGCAGGGAAGGCGCCCTAACCCGTGACATAAACAAATGATCATATGCGGATTCATCATAAGAATTCATAAACACCTCTGCATGGAAAGTAAAAGCAGAGAACAACTTTAGGCGTGTTAATGAAGTGTGTTAATTAACATTCTCTAAATTGCAATATTCTTTGTTGTTTTTCTATGCTTTTCGAAAACGCAGTATTTTCAATTTATATTCAAAAACATTTGGTAGCTGCCTTTAGCATTTTTTGAATGCATGATTGAACTCATTTGCCTAAATGTTTCCTAAGATTGGTTTGTTTACTGAAAACACAGAGGCTTCTCAATTATTTCATTCAAGCCCTCAATGAGATTATGTATGTATTTGACCAGAAAGCATTCTGCTGGGTGCCAAATGACATCTTAGAAACAAATTACTGCCTTTTTCTACACCTATAACCCGGACAGTATGAGGGAGATGGGGAATAGCTCAGTTTAATAGCCTTTAAGCTTGAATGATCAGTCTTGCAGAGGTGCAGTGGAGACAGTAGCCCATCCCCTCTACTCCCACTGGCAGCTTTTGAGTGGGTGGGTGGAAATCAAAGAGACCATTTTAAATGAGCGTTTCAAATCCATTACACAGCAAACATTTAGATGCGCTAGAGGCAGCACATAAAGCAGAGAAGCTGTGAGATGTTTCCCGTTGTATTACAACACATTTTGCTGCAGCCGAAGCAACACTGAGCAAGACAAAACCACATGGGTATGGATTAAGGAATTTAAGCCGTGAAATTCTTTAACAAAAAAGAACCCACACTAGATCATTCGCCAAACTGAAAAATGTGGCATATAGTAGCCTACTAGAGGAAATGTTTACTGATAACACATGAATCCTTAAAGGgatcattctgtcatcatttacttgctcgcatgtcatttcaaacctatatggctttcttttatttgtgcaattggcagatgctttttatccaaagcaactttgcATTCAAGGTACACATTTACATTTTCATCTGTTACCCtcgaatcaaacccatgaccttggcttTGCTAGAGACATTTTCTACCGTTTGAGCTACAggaaagctttttttattattatatggaaaacacaaaagaagacattttgaaagTCAGCAGGGTCCAAACATTtccgcagaaaaaaaaaagaaagttataCAGGTTTTATACAGGCAATAAGGGTAAGTAAAGATGACAGAAGTATTCCTTTAGGAAACAGAAGGCAAGGAAGTGTGCACTGACAACTGTACAGAATAAATTTATCATACAGACTAGACAGTTATTTTCAGTGCATTCTAAAAGAGCTATATATGTGCATTTTATGTTGATTTGAATGAATCAGATTTGGAAGTTTATTCATGTAAATGATTCGGTTTGACATACAGTGGCATCTATGTATCTGAGGCCACTAATCTGggtttcaaatgtaatttaaaaaaaataaacaggcaTGTTGTGATGTgaaatttttaatatatattaaaaattttgTATTCTATCtataattcaaattaaaaaaataaaataaaataaaataataaaaaataataaaaaataaatgcatgtcccagtcacattttctagGTTAAATAAGCATTACTTAAACtatcagaaaatattttttaaaaatcttcagtttacatttattccaaaataagacttaaggcagtaacaatttaaacaattattttatttgtgaaattatgttcagctattatttttaatagttaacttttaactatctttttaatttttcagatcatcagtcatcaaagcttgctaaatactggtcacagacatggagatatttactttaaatttcaccaagctgattactcactaaaaactcccacagatcatgttttcatgccattttaagttttattttgatgtaacaaagtggttatatctaagagTATgatttgtttacttacttttttaaattagtcattCCATTAGTGGCATTATATTGCTCATTCAGAATGATTCGCCCTCCAAACTCACCACACGCTTTAGGGGATCTGTTAAAACTCCATGGGCTCAGGGGAGACACTGTAATTTTACCTGCTGGTATTGCTATTGAATAATGTTTCCTTAGAATAACatatgatttatatactttttaatgttatattttgtaatattggcattgtttCATTTTTGTACTCAacattttttctcatccaatatttttagaaggcactgcctcccttgcctcttCGGAGGAAATGTTCTTGCTTCTTGCTTTGTAACTTAAAGCACAAGCTgtgttttgttcatttgtttgaaCATCACATTTTACACATTTTCTCGGAGTTCATGGCATGTTGAGTACATGctgttaaaaaaatgcaaaagcaTTTTCCTAGTGGTCTCAGAATTTTTGGACCCCTTTGTGAATTGATGACACATTGTGCCTGTTGTATGGTTAAGGAAAAGACCCCCATAAAGTAAAAAATGCCCCTGATAACCAGTTCCAGATGGCAAATATTGCCTCTTAATAAAACTCCACAGTCTGAATTTGCTCACAAAAGTGGAAAGCACTATCTCAGTCTGGCAAACTCTAATCTGAATGGCTGACTTTGCCAAACCGGAAGTAAGAACACAAAGGGTTTTTTTTTACCAGTATGTCTGCACACAGAGTTATACAAGGTAGCACACTGATTTAACTGGTGCTGTTGAGGATGAAATAATGATTGGATTTGCCACAATTTTCAGGTTAGTGGCATAAACGTAATCAAATAGCAATGTTACGTGAATTGAAACAAATGGCATAGTagatctaaaaatgaaaattctgtcattaattactcaccctcatgtcattccaaaccgtaagaccttcttTTACCTTGAAAACACatattaggatatttttgataaaaatccgagagctttctgaccctttctagacagcaacgcaactcctatgttcaaggcccagaaaggaagtaaggacatcattaaaatagtccatttgacatctgtggttcagctgtaggtgttttttttttgttttgtttttttttttttggagctcaaaaagtattcttatagcttcataacattacggttgaaccacagatgtcacatggaccattttatcaatgtccttactacctttttgggccttgaacatgtcagttgtattgctgtctagaaagggtcagaaagctctcaaatttcttaaaaaaaaaatccaatcttAATTTAtgctccgaagatgaacaaaggtcttatggatttggaacaacatgagggtgagtaattaatgacaatattttaatttttaggtcaactgtctctttaaaaatatataaaaaaaaaaaaatgaattgaataaaaattacaaaaacaaaaaataccaaAACttgaacttaaattaaaatgaaaacagaaaatatagaaatataaaacaacACTTTGAAAGAATTTTGTTAAGGCACTTGGTAGCATATTTACTACACGTCCACAAGTATAACTGTATATTAATGTTAAATTAGTACATTATTTAATGATTAAATTTATAATACTTTTTCCCAACAGTGCTATTATAatataatctaaaaataaatcCACATTGGTTGATCTCTTTAAATGTCAGTTATACATTCACCTCGTGTCTAAGTGGGTGATTATTGGCTAGAATATTAGCAATGCCTACCAGACCTTATGTTGTAGTCAGAATGTCTGGCTACGAGAGACTGCATCTCACCTGATGTCAACAAACATGTTTGGAAAGCGAAACCATTACCGAAGTCTAGGGACCTTTTGATGGAGGACATAAATTTGCAGAGGCACAAACACACAAACCATGGGGCTATTAGTTACGCAATGGGAGGTCTCTTTCCCCAACCAGCATCCATCATGGTAAAATAGCATCCACAGCTGTGCCATTCCCATCTAAGTGTGTGTGGTAAACTCAGGAGATGCTACTCTCATCCCATTACTGGAGCATCTCATGTCAGACCTCGGCATTAGCAAGCCCCTGTGTCCTccactgagtgtgtgtgtgtgtgtaccttccTTTATTGCAGTGTGGATCCGAGCGAAGAGCTGCTTAAAGCCAAGAGATGTGACTGATAGTGGCAGATGGAAGACTGATGATTCTGACTGCCCACTGAGGGAAGACACTTCACACATCTCTATTTCACAGTTTGGCATTTAGGCCCCAGTACAAGTCACAAACAGCCAGCCAAGGCACTGTTCTAtctgaaagtgagagaatgtgCAGGATAAGAGACACCAAGGGACCTGATGTCCCACCGTACGTGAATAATACCATATCTGCGTGGCTCTGCGATGATATACGGTGTTCTGAAATCCTATGGGTGATATATGAAGCGATATCTCTCTGCCTTCCCAGGATACAAACTAACTCTCGCTACTGACTCATTTATAGGGAGAGGCAGAGCTCGACTACTCATGTTTAAACATGGCCGCTACAATGCTATCTAAACAAACCCTTCAGGCTGTGAGCTGATAAGCCCCGGATGGGTCTATGCTTTGCGTTTAAGAACAAAATGACAAATGCACAGGGGCTACGTTCACACAGCAGCATAATACGGTCAGTTTTGTTTTAGAATGCTAAATACTGATATGtttatatactgtataatgtGAGCAAACTGAAGTGAACCATCCGAAGAAGGATTTAAAAGTACGTTTTGTCAACCGGTGCTGTGTGAACAGAACCACACTTGACAACAagctaattaaagggatagttcaaccaaaattgAGAATTCTATTATCATTTACTTgctcttatgtcgttccaaacccatattaCTTTCTTTttactgtggaacacaaaagaagaataTAATTAATGAATATACGGTTGGGTGAATTCAGTACAATGGCAGGACATTGTGACTCACTTTAATGCTTAATAAATTACCCACGAGTGTCAGAAGAAAGTTCACTGCAAAAATAACTTCTTAATAAGTTTTTAATTAGTCTTGTTTGACGTGTTTACcagtacaatataaaaaaaatattgcaagaCTGCATAAGATATAAAGTGTTTTCAGATAATATCATTAATTAAGTGTATTATTCATTTGttgtaaaaaagttaaaaagaagtaAAAACATCTGCTAATCGGAGAGGCatgttcaaaataaaatatattaaaacaagtcTTAATATTGTATGCAGATATTTACAGCATCTGCAAAAAAAATTGCTTTATTATTCAATCTAGTCATTGACTGAATGATGAGACTTACAACAGAAGCAAGGCAAGGCATACTGGCATCAgatggacaatttttttttttcatgctggcGAATGGCACGACAAGACTTGACCAAGCTGTCCACTTTTTATACCTACGAAGAATACTTTGTATCTTCTGGCCAAAAAAATAGATCTCCAATGAAGACCTGCTGTCTCGCTGTAAGCAGGACGACATGGCCACGATGATCATGAAAAGACGTTGCCAATGGATAGGACATGTGCTCTGAAGAGAGAATGGATCCATCATAAAGACAGTCCTTCAATGGTCAACGGATAGAAAGAAGAAAAGAGGCCGGCCAAAGACAACCTGGTGCAGAACGGTGGAACAATAACTAAGAAATAGCAATTACAACTCGGGCACGATATGTGCCCTGGGCATTACGGGCAGTAAGTGttagaaaaaagaaagtcagtttcatcttcttcttttctttttttttttaatgccaaaaacatTTCGAAAttgatcttcttttgtgtttcataaAATATTGCATATAGTGTAAGAAAAATGGcttaataggggcactttaaagtaatagttcacctaaaaaaatgaaaatttgatgttcgtctgcttacccccagggcatccaagatgactTTGCTTCTTCAATAGGACACAAACTAAATTTTTTTAcgcaaaccgttgcagtctgtcagtcatataatggcagtcaatgggacccacggctttgaaagtcaaaaaaaaaaaaaaaaaatatatatatatatatacacacagacaaATTAAAtcctgtggctcgtgatgatgcattgaggtcttaacaaatgaaacaattgatctgtgcaagaaactaaacagtatttatataattttttacctctgatccaccataATGGTGGTTCTGACTTTTCacagactcccaacttttgagcctgatcgccTTTTttctgatcgactgaagttatggttgcttgcttttCATCACGTGCCtactgttgtgaacgcgcttaggacagttggacattgaggtggatcagaggtaaaaaaaaaaaaaaaaaatatatatatatatatatatatatatatatatatatatatatgccgtttagtttcttgcacagaccgattgtttcatgtgttaagacctcaatgtatcgtcacaagtcgctgggtttaatttggttttgtatgtgcatgtttttttcgactcccattgactgccattatatgactgacagactgcaacagtttgagttaaaaatatttactatactgtatttactgtacctgcattagaaaaaaagtcagttaaTTAAGAATATGTATAAGAATaactacattttttacatttgatactttttttaaatgaaaaacatttataattgtaTCTCTTTTTGGGTATTGTAAAATATTGTATATAGTgttgtatataataaataaaaggaTACTTGTTTGACATATTTACTAGTAAGATTTGTTACATTTTTGCAAGACTGCATAAGATATCAGCATAAGATAAGTGTTTTCAAAGAATGTACTGTATCTTTAATACAAGTGTACTTTTGTATTTTAAGTTAAAATTGAGTGAAACATCTGCCAGTGCAAAAAGtatataataaaacatttgaaaataaagtatATGAAAACATTTTAGAGTTGTTTCTCAAGAAGCATTTATcttgatttaattatttttaaatattttaacttattagacacaatttaaaaatttattttcttttgtgtttcttGGGAGTATTTTGACTGATGAACTTGGTTGTGAAAAATATATTCACACTTTATATAGTGAATTGAGAACATTTGTTTCCACTTAGACTGCCCACCCAATCTGTGAACATTGCTGCCGGTCCGTCAGGATACAAGCTTGGCCTTAATAGTAGTTTGTGCATGACTGCTGCATCAGAAATATGCATTCCGCTAGAGGCTATGCAAAGAAAGTTCCCACAGAAAAAGCATATCAGCAGACTGCCATGGCAACCCTTCATATACAATTGACAGGTTTGTTTACTAGTCTTCACTTTTACCAGTGGAATTTACATtatttatgccattttaaaggccTCGTTCTACTAACTTCAGTCCTCAGTGAGGTGAAATACTTTCAAATTAGTAGGGAAAGCGTAGGTTGTGCGTTTCAAAGTTCACTCCATTTCCATTTAAATGAATAGCTGTGTGAGCACTTTTGAGGAAATATGACATTTTAGTTAGGTTAACATATTGTGTATGTTTTTCAAAGTCATCATCTGTGAAATTACAAAACCACAGGCACAGAGAGAAAAGGGGGCTATGTACAGGCCCAATAATATCATTACCAAACACGTAAATCATCAAGCAGCCATTTGCACATCAAGCAGACATCGCTCCTGGCGGATAGACAGCTGTGGTTTTTGGGTTCCTCAGTTTTTAGATGGGAACCAATGCCCTTCACAAACTTCTGATTATATGAATGTCATACTAAATGTTCATTTGATTATACTGGTATGTTGAAGAACATTATGTTCTATTAATGACACAAAGAGAGACATTCACATTATTCTGCTTAGTTTTGATACAGTATGCCCTTGTTAGTACATACTGCAATCTCTGTGAATTACACATTAACatcaatttcatttattttagctaGGCATTTTCACATGTAGACAGAATATATATTTCACATTTGAGCCATTTCCAGCCTGTAGAGCACATTCCGTTACTCTTAGTCTCATCCTTTTCAATTCAGTTGATTGATGCAAGACCACACTGTTCATATAAGACCATGTCCAGCAGACTTTCACATTCATTGCCTTTCTTTTATTGCCTTCCCATTTTACCTGCTGTGCAACAGAGTTGAAATGAATATGTGAATGGAAATACCATTGTGCCTTTTGTTCTTCAGTTATGAGAGGTCAAGTGTGAATTAAGtgtgactttttttaaataaaaaggaaaatgaCAAAGAAAGAATGTGAGAAAGTAAGCAATTGAAAAGATTTCTGACCAAGAGCAATAAAAAACATCAATTATATAACAATTTTAGAGCAACGAATCAGAGATGTAATTCTTCCCAGGGTCTACAGGTCAACCCTGCAGTAGTGCCTGTGCTACTTACTGTAACATTACTTTACTTTGTGAGGATAAAATAATAGCAGAAACTGCTGAACAGTTTGAACTTATGCCCTTTGAATTCTACTGTTGCTAATTTAGCACTTTGTACTGTGAGGTGTGTGAAATCTTAATAATGTAGGACAGACCTTGACACAAGTAATTATTAGATTTAATGCATTGAATGCATACATTGTTCTTAGTCCACTTCAAGGTTTTTCTTTTTAGATAACACATAAAATAAGCCTTACGAGTATGGAGAACAGATTGAACTTTTTAGCCAATCATAGTAAAATCTAGTCATACAAATATATTCATAACATACAAAGTTGGTAAAATGTCTGAAATTGATTTCTGCAACTTTGAGCTCTGAATACTAGACTTAATCTTTGAAACCAATGAGAGTTCCATTAGGTTTCACATCAGCAGTACATATATTCATTCTGGCATCTGTTATTGCATGCAATCTTTCATTCACAAGCTCTATTAGGCTAAATTTAATGTTAAAAGTGTCGGTTTCTGTCAAATACATTGTCAAACATTAGCATGCTGTCAAATGCATTTCCAAATAATCATCAGTGTCAAACCAAAAAGCCACAGGAGTTGAAAACCACTTTTTTTGAGGGAGGAGCAAAAACATGTTTGTTTTGAGATATATCTTGCATTTGAATCAAATACTCCATTGATATCTACGAGAAGTTGGATTAATTACTGAATTATCACATTAACACAATTTGAGAGTGCAACGGTTTCATAGCATGACACAGCTTATCAAACCTGGGGAGGCCAGCAGAAACGCTACAGATCTTGATGGATCAGGGCTGGGTGCTAATTGGTGGTAAATACTAAGGCGGAGAGAACGTTCAAACATGGTTAATTATCACCCTTTAAAAATAGCTGTTTGCAAGTGCTAGGTAGTTGTGCTTGGTTCTGGAACAATGGTAGCACATTGGAGTTTCTTGGGAGTTGTGGTACTTTGTATCACTAGTCGCTTGTGTGCTGCATATTCACTGGCACAGAGTCAACAAGATTTCCAGTGGCCTGGGCAACAATCTTCTTTGAGTTTTGATCCCAAACAGCCAGTACCTCAGGCAGATTCTTTTCAGAAGTGTAATGTGGAAGAACATGAGAAGGTGCAGTGTGGCGAGCCTGGCATTTCTCCTGAAAACTGTGGTGTTATAAACTGCTGTTTTGATGGACAGCAGTGCTACTATGGCAAAGCGGGTATGTGTAATTTGTAACATCCAATTCTGCATTGAATTCTGCTTTTGGTTTATCTCAAAATGCCATCTAATTAGACCAATCACTTagagcaggggttctcaactctggcccacgagatccatttttCTTGTGGAGTATTGCTCCTTGATTAAACTCGCCTGCCTGCTGTAACTTACTAGtgatcctaaagaccttgattaccttggtcaggtgtgtttgattagggttggagctgaaatctgcagggAAATGGCTCTTGCGGGCCAGAGTTTAGAACCTCTGATTTAGAACATGTCAAAATCCTTATACATActcaaatgactttttttttttttttttttttttttttttttgcaatggagTTTTATTTTTGGAAACAGAAGTACCTGCATGTAGCCTTTCATTTAAGTGCAAATTCAAAGTGATGAGTAAGAGTTTTGTTTTCCTTAaaccaggggtgtccaaacttggtcctggaggactGCTGTCCTGTGGAGTTTAGTTTCAACTGTAACAAAACACTCTTGAATCAACTAATCAAAGTCTTACTAGGTATACTAGAGACTTCCAGCCAGCtatgttgaggcaagttggagctaaaacTCTGTGGCACACCAACACTCCAGGACCAAGTTTTGACGCCAATGGTTTAAATTGAGTTCATACACTGTTTAGCTCTGGAAAATCATGGTAAATACTGATTTCATGTGGCATGTCTTGAATATTTAAGGTCTTGTCTTTATGGTTAAGTCCAAGTTCTTTCTGTCCTAGTGACTGTCCAGTGTACAAGAGATGGGCAAATTGTAGTTGTGGCAATGAGAGATGCAACTCTTCCACGGCTGAGCTTGGAGTCCATCAGCCTTTTGGGAGGAAGTGATCCTCCTTGTGGTCCTGTTGGCACCACCGTAGCTTTTGCTATCTACCAGTTCCCTGTCACTGCCTGTGGCACCTCAATGATGgttggtttttttttgtttttttgtttttaaactgcCTGCTTGTTAAACTAACTTGAAATTTTTTGCAGATGGATGGTGACTTTCTAGTCTATGAGAACAAAATGACTTCGACCTATGAAGTAGGTGTTGGACCTCTAGGCTCCATCACAAGGGACAGCCATTATGAGTGAGTAGTTGTACTTCAATTGGTGTCTTGACTCTTGGTCCATGTCTTCTAACTTGGGAGACTTCCTTTTCAGGCTCCTCTTCCAGTGTAGATATTCTGGCACCAGTGTTGAGGCACTGGTTGTTGACGTCAACACTGTTCCTCCTCCACCTCCTGTGGCTGTTCCTGGACTTCTGAGAGTGGAGCTTAGACTGGCTAATGGGCAGTGCTTTGCTAAGGGATGTGTGGAAGGTAAAATGCAATTCTTTTATCTAGTTCTTTAGAAACTGGACTAgatctgattgttttttttttttttgtctgacttCTGCAGAAGATCAAGCGTACTCATCATACTATGGTGAAGCTCAGTATCCTGTGACCAAAGTCCTGCGGGAGCCAGTCTACGTTGAAGTGCGTGTTCTAGAGAGGACTGACCCCAACATTGTTCTGAATCTGGGTCACTGCTGGGCAACCTCAAACCCTGACCCTGAGAGCCAGCCCCAGTGGGATCTTCTTGTGAATGGGTAACCACTAAAATGACCTTGGTTTAACATTACTGGCTTGAATTGTTTGTAgtagtgattattattattattttttttttcttctgttgtgCAGTTGTCCTTACCAGGATGACCATTACCTGACCACTCTGGTCCCTGTGGATGAGTCTTCAGGCCTGCAGTTTCCAACCCactacaaaagatttatattcaaAATGTTCACGTTTGTGGAACCCACAACTTTGGCTCCCTTGATGGAGACGGTACTTCTCCACCTCATGTCTTTCAAACCTTTTTTTGTATTTGGCTTTACTTGGTCTAAAATTTGTTCTCTTCCAGGTTTTTATTCACTGCGGTACATCAGTTTGTACCCCAAATGCAGTGGACTCCTGTGTTCAGAGTTGCAACAGGAAAAGTGAGTGCTACTTCCACTTAATAGTCTGTGGCATACTTGAGCCCTTTTCTGACTTCCCTGTCTCTTACAGGGAGATATGCTGGGACACAAGCAGATGGTAGCCGTACAGTTATCTCCAGTGGAGAAATTATCCTTCATTTTCTCTGACTCATTTTGCAATAAATTTTGCAATAGTTTCTGAAACAATCTTTGGATCATTGCAGTTCATTGAGCCATCCTGAATTTCCTCACACTTCTACAGATCGGTGCTCAAGTGCCAAGGTTTTTTCCTCTGGCTTGGTTCTTCCCTCAACTGATTGTCTTGTACTATGAAACACTAATATGGGCTCTGTTCTTAATTTTCATACACCCTGGAGATGTTTGTTACTACTGAACATCTGTACATGATCTGAGGCTTCTTGACAGATGTTAAGCTCCCATTAGGATTGTGACGATAAAACGACTGTGACTCTAGAAATGCATCGCAATTCTTTCTCGAATTGATTCTGaacttagtttttaacagcagctggagctgcatgctttagaaacagccatgCTCTGCTTGCTTCCAATTCCTTATACACAAACCTAAAAATAATCAAAGTTCAAAGAACTTCATAAgggtgttcacagtgggctgtCTTAACATTTTAATCCTGcatcataaaagcattctgagctGAGGTTCATGTACGTGCCTCTGTTTAGCATTCTTCTTTGTGAGCATTTTTAAGTGTGCTGTTTAAA contains:
- the zp2l1 gene encoding zona pellucida glycoprotein 2, like 1 — translated: MVAHWSFLGVVVLCITSRLCAAYSLAQSQQDFQWPGQQSSLSFDPKQPVPQADSFQKCNVEEHEKVQCGEPGISPENCGVINCCFDGQQCYYGKAVTVQCTRDGQIVVVAMRDATLPRLSLESISLLGGSDPPCGPVGTTVAFAIYQFPVTACGTSMMMDGDFLVYENKMTSTYEVGVGPLGSITRDSHYELLFQCRYSGTSVEALVVDVNTVPPPPPVAVPGLLRVELRLANGQCFAKGCVEEDQAYSSYYGEAQYPVTKVLREPVYVEVRVLERTDPNIVLNLGHCWATSNPDPESQPQWDLLVNGCPYQDDHYLTTLVPVDESSGLQFPTHYKRFIFKMFTFVEPTTLAPLMETVFIHCGTSVCTPNAVDSCVQSCNRKRRYAGTQADGSRTVISSGEIILHFL